In Prosthecobacter dejongeii, the DNA window AGCTCCGCCAAGTAGGCCATCTCCGACTGGACTTCATCTGGGGAGGCCACCGTATCTGCAATCTCCCTCTCCAAAAGCATGCGAAAACGTTTTCGAACCCGGAGGGCAAAGCTTTTCACGGCATCCTCCGTGCTGCCAAAACGCGCGGCCAACTCCAGATAGCCACAGGCCCCTGCTTTTTCACCTGCCACGTTTTCAAACCACTCCCCTTTCCCACTAGCAGTGTATTCTTCTCGCAGTCGGGCGGTAGCCCTCTGCACCAGATCACGCGCCCATTGGCGATCATAAGCAAGTTCGGGTTCCGCCTCCGTTGCATGTTCAATGAGATAACCTTCGGATAGATCCAGCTCAAAGGGCACATGGGTAGCTCCACGGCCTCTCTTAGCAGCCTGGCCTTGGCGATGCACATCTGTGAGATAATTTTTAAACGAGGTCAGCAGGAAAGTGCGAAACTTCCCACGCATGGGGTCTGCCAACCTCAAAGAATCCCGCGCCAGCAACTGGGTAAAGTAACCTTGCGTCAGGTCTTCCGCATCCGCCCGGTTGCGCCCAGTGCCGTAACAATAAACAAAGAGCGGTCTCCAGTAGAGCTGACATAGCTGAGCCAGTGACTCCGAAGCCTGAGGATCTTCCTCATCCCCCGCACGTCTCACCATGGACCAGCGAGTGGTCTGAAAGGTGGTGGCCTCCGTTTTTTCCATGGGTGATCGTAAACTGTTTACATCTCTTCCGCTTGAATCTCTAGGGGGTATTGAAGGTCATCACTCAATGGGGGCAGAGTGGCCATTCCCCCCTACCTAAAGGAACGCCACTCACTCGCCCGAGTTTCACACCGAGGGCCCTCTTCCTCATAAAGTATCCTGCCAAGTGATGGCAAAGCCACACCTGCCCGCAACATCCTCTCTTTTAACCGGGTATTGTGTGCTTGACCATGCACCGACTGCTCATACCAGCCCTTTTGTTTGCGGCCCTCCCTGTCATTGCTCTCCAAGAAACCTGGGAGAGCGGTTACACAGGCGATGAGGCTCAAGGCAAGCAAGTGCTAGGATATTGGAAATTCGATGACGGTGCGGAGCTGAAAGACAGTTCTGGCAAAGGCCATGAACTCGTGGCCCATGGCGCTGCCCTCCGCGCCGAAGGACGGCATGGGCTAGGATTTGAGTCCTTTCCCGGTTTCCCCGTTTCTGACAAGGCCCACTCGCTTCGTGTTACAGGCACTGCCCCACTGAGTCCCTCGGGCCCGTTCACGATAGAGATGTGGATAAAGCCCAAGGCCGACTTCGCCAAAACCGGGCGCTGCTACCTGCTGGACAAACGTTATGTTCCGGATAACCACACCGACTATGCCTGGCAAATTTCTGAACCTGACAAAGCGGGACTTCGCCACTTGATCGTCACTCTCGGTTTCGGCATGACTTCAGAAACATTTCATTCACAGCCTCTCGCTCTACCTACAGATTGGCAGCACGTGGCCTTCACCTATGATGCCGCTGGCACCGTTACTTTTTATCGAAACGGTTGCCTCCTCAATCGTGTGACGAAACCTGGTTATACTGGAGTGGTCGCAGGCACCAAACCTTTGCATCTGGGAGATCGGGTGGGCAGCAATTACGCGGGCTTCCCCGGTTTCATGGATGAAGTGCGGCTTTGCGAAGGCGCGCGTCAGTTTGAATCTCTCGCCCTCACCCTCTCCAGTACACGCCATGTCTGGCAGCGGATGGAGGCCAGTGAACCTGTGCTTCTCCGCTGCAAAAATCTGCGGAAGGAGAACGTGACCGGGGCACTCTTAGAAGTCACTTTTGGCGATCAAAAACAAAACTACCCCCTGCCCGAACTTCGAGCGGGTGCGGAACACACGATACGCTTTGCCATCAACACCGGCCTGAAGGCAGGCAAATACACGCTGCAAGCCCGGCTACAGGCGGGCACAGCCTTCACCGATGTGACGGAGAGCTTTGAGATCATCCCCCGCCCTGCTCCCTCCATGCCTGTGGTAATGTGGGGAGCTGGCCCCGAGGAAATGACGCGACTGAAGGACATCGGCTTCACCCACTTCATCGGCCTGCGCGCCTCCGCACTTGAGGAAATCTGGGCCACCCGAATGGACAATCAAAAGACCCCTCCGCCTGGAGCTCCTGAAGAAATAGACAGGCAACGCCGAACTCTCGATGAAGCCCTTGCGCAGGGCTTGAAAGTTGTCGCCAGTTTATCCCCCGGACACTGGCTAGAGACCAAACCGGAACTCCTGCAGGTGGACCGCACGGGCAAGCCTTACGAGCGCCCAGCCATCGCTGCCTCCACGCCAGATCTGGTGCCGTTTTTTGAAAAGCTAGGCCGCAGCATCTCACGCGCCTATGGCCAACATCCCGCTTTCGCGGCGACCTTGATCAATACCGAAGTACGCGATGCCTCCCGCCCCTCCTTCAATGCCGTGGACCGCGCAAACTACCGCCAGTTTGCTCAAGCGGATATTCCTGCCGAGGTGAATCTGCGTAGCGGAGTGGACTGGACGAAGCTGAAGGATTTCCCAGCCAATCGCGTGATCCCCGATGATCATCCCCTGCTCAAATACTACCGCTGGTTTTGGACCGTGGGCGATGGCTGGAATGGCCTGCACAGCGCCCTCAACAAAGGCATCAAAAGCAGCGTGCATCGCGACCACTGGACGTTCTTTGATCCTGCTGTACGCCAGCCCAGCATCAGTGGCGCAGGTGGCACGGTGGATGTGCTTTCTCACTGGACCTACACCTACCCAGATCCTCAACGCATCGGCCTTTGCACGGATCAACTGCTAGCCATGAGTGAGGCCAGTGGCCGCCGCCAGCGGGTGATGAAAATGACCCAGCTCATCTGGTATCGCAGCCAGACAGCCCCCATCAAAATGGGCCAACCGCGGGAAAGCGTCGCCTGGGAAGACCATGATCCCGAAGCCGCCTACATCACCATCGCCCCCATGCATCTGAAGGAAGCTTTTTGGACCATGATCTCACGCCCCGTCGAAGGCATCATGTACCACGGTTGGCAGTCTTTGGTCCAGACGGACAGCCCCGGAGGCTATCGCTACACCAATCCCAATACTGTCCACGTCCTAAAAGAGCTGATCCATGATATCATCCGCCCCCTGGGTCCCACGCTGATGAGTCTGCCAGACGAACGCGCCGAGGTGGCTTTTTTTGAAAGCTTCACCGCCCAGATGTTCGCCCGCCGTGGTGGTTACGGATCTAACAACGGCTGGTCGGCCGATGTCTGGATGGCTTTGCAACATGCCCATGTGAGGACGGATGTTTTGTTTGAAGAAACGCTTTTGAAGAACGGTCTCAGCGGCCGCAAAATCCTGGTCATGCCAGAGTGCGATGTCCTGACTGAATCGGCCGTCAAACGTATCCAGGAATGGCAGAAGAAAGGAGGCAAGATCATCGGGGATGAATTTCTGTGCCCAGCCCTGAAAGCCGATTTCGTCTTACCCAGCTACAAGCGGGAAAAAAATGCAGCGGGAGACAAAGCCAAGCTGCTCTCTCTGGCAGCCACCTTGGGGCCTCAAGTCACCGCGCTCGGCCTCCAGCCCAAGGTTACGGCAGATAGTCCTGAAATCATCCTGCGCACGCGTCGGTTTGGCGAAGCACTCTATCTTTTTGCCATCAATGATCGCCGCGAGGCTGGCACCTACGTGGGCCAGCATGGTCTCGTTTTAGAAAATGGTCTGCCCACCCAAGCCACGATCACGCTGCACCAAGACAGCGCCAGTATCTATGATCTTACACGTGGCAGCCTCATCATCCCGCAGCGGGATTCCACTGGCAAGCTTCACTGGAAGGTGGATCTCGGCCCTTGTGCAGGGCACCTGTATATGATCCTCCCTAAGCCTTTGCTAAAGCTCCAAGCCGACCTGCCTGTGAGCGCCAAACGCGGTCATAGAGCAGAGTTGCACGTCACCCTCACGACCACCCAGGAATCTCCGCTCAAAGCTGTGGTCCCCCTACAGATCGAAGTACGCGATGCCAACGGCAAACCCGCTGAAGGCAGTGGCTTTTACGCCGCAGAAAACGGCCTAGTGACCCTGCCACTTGATATCGCCTCGAATGAAGACCCCGGCACCTGGGAAATCCGCGTGGTGGAACTAGCTTCCAAAATGGAAATCACCCGCTGGATGATGATCACCCCCTAACGAACCAACACTCAACAAAAGGTGATTGCATTTTGCCTAGTGTGAGATGCCAAAAATGCGCATTGCATGGTTGTAACAACCAGCCGACCTAGGGCAGCAACGTGGCAAGGAAGTTGCTTGAGTGTTTAACCCGAAGGTTTCCAAGTGATACCCTCAAACGACACCTAATCAGACATCTATGAAAGACGCTCTCTACCTCAGCCGCTCCTTTGTTGAATTTGGCCCCTTCCCAACAGCTGAAATGCTCAGCTTTTACAATCGCGGCCTCCTCGCAGATAGCGACTACGTGCGTGAAGAAAGGTCTGAAGACTGGGTACATGTGAATGATTGGGCTGCCAGCCTCCCCCTCGCTGAGCCGCCAGCTCCAAAGGCTAAAAAAGCGGTCTCCCCTACTCCACAGGCAACCCCCCCAGCCAAAAAAGCCACGGCTAAAAAGGCGGCGACCAAGAAGGCGAAATAGTGACGCTCGGCAGCAAGATAATCTTCTTGCCAGGGAGGGATGCGCCCCGCTAGAACAGGCAGCGCATGTCCTTCCTCTCCCGCGACGCCACCATCGCCGGCCCGGGTTTCTCCCGCTGGCTTGTTCCTCCCGCCGCTATCGCTGTACACATGTGCATCGGCCAAGTGTACGGCTTCAGTGTATTTAAGAAACCACTAGCCAAAGTCCTGGGCATCACAGTTCCTGGGGCCGGCGACTGGACCGAGGCCGATGTCGGAGTGGCCTATTCCATCGCCCTTGCTCTACTAGGCCTATCTGCGGCAGTCTTTGGCAAATGGGTGGAGCGCAGCGGCCCACGGAAAACGATGGTCGCCAGCATGATCTGCTTTTGTAGTGGCCTGATACTCGCGGCCTTATCGGTCAAATTTCATCAACTTTGGTTGCTCTATGCTGGGTATGGCATCATCGGCGGCATTGGCCTCGGGCTAGGCTACATTGCGCCCGTATCCACCCTCATGAAATGGTTTCCTGATCGGCCCGGAATGGCCACAGGGATGGCTATCATGGGTTTTGGGGGCGGGGCTCTCATTGGCGGGCCCTTGGCAGAGGAGTTGATGGCCCGATTCACCTCCCCCACTTCGGTCGGGGCTATGGAGGCTTTCTTAATCATGGCAGGGCTTTATGCAGTCATGATGCTTTTTGGAGCCTTCATCGTTCGTGTGCCGCCAGAGGGCTGGAAACCGCAAGGTTGGGTGCCTAAAGCCCAAACTGACAAGCTGGTGACCACTGCCAGTGTGGCCGTGGATACGGCCTGGAAGACGCCTCAGTTTTGGCTTCTTTGGGTCGTGCTTTGCATGAATGTTAGCGCAGGCATCGGCATTCTCGGCCAGGCCTCGCCGATGATTCAGGACATGTTCAAAGTCACTCCCGCCGCTGCGGCAGGTTACGTCGGTCTGCTGTCACTCTGCAATTTAGCGGGCCGCTTCTTTTGGTCCTCCATGTCGGACATCATCGGGCGGAAGGGCATCTACTGCATCTATTTCATTCTCGGAGCCGGGCTTTACCTCAGCGTGCCATGGACTCAGGGCCAGGGCAGTGTGACTCTCTTCGTCATCGCCACCGGGCTTATCCTCACCATGTATGGCGGCGGATTCGCCACCATCCCAGCCTACTTGCGAGATCTCTTTGGCAGCTACCAAGTCGGAGCCATCCATGGCCGACTCATTACTGCTTGGTCCATGGCCGCCATCATCGGGCCTCAACTGGTGGACCGTCTCTCCGTCGCCAACAAAAAAACCATGCCTCCAGAGCAGGCTTACAATTCCATTTTTCACCTGATGATTGGCCTGCTCACGGTCGGCCTCTTGGCAAACCTACTCGTCCGTCCGGTGGATGCTAAACATCACGTCAAAACCATCGCCTGATTGCCCCATGAAAGCTATCCTCATCTGGCTCGTCGTTGTGATTCCTCTCTCTTGGGGCGTGACTAAATCCGTCCAAAAATCTCTCCCGCTCTTCGGCATTGAGGTGAAAAAGTAAGCGCCCCGTCCCCACATCCTATAGGGAAAGGCGGTTGCAGGGCCACACGGCTTCTTTATGGTGGCCGCCCTCTCTCCCGCCATGTCTGCCCCGCATCTCCAGCCTGATCTGACCACCTTTCGCACGCTCGCACAGAAGGGCAACCTTGTGCCAGTGGTCGCAGAACTGACGGCCGATTAC includes these proteins:
- a CDS encoding LamG domain-containing protein, with the protein product MHRLLIPALLFAALPVIALQETWESGYTGDEAQGKQVLGYWKFDDGAELKDSSGKGHELVAHGAALRAEGRHGLGFESFPGFPVSDKAHSLRVTGTAPLSPSGPFTIEMWIKPKADFAKTGRCYLLDKRYVPDNHTDYAWQISEPDKAGLRHLIVTLGFGMTSETFHSQPLALPTDWQHVAFTYDAAGTVTFYRNGCLLNRVTKPGYTGVVAGTKPLHLGDRVGSNYAGFPGFMDEVRLCEGARQFESLALTLSSTRHVWQRMEASEPVLLRCKNLRKENVTGALLEVTFGDQKQNYPLPELRAGAEHTIRFAINTGLKAGKYTLQARLQAGTAFTDVTESFEIIPRPAPSMPVVMWGAGPEEMTRLKDIGFTHFIGLRASALEEIWATRMDNQKTPPPGAPEEIDRQRRTLDEALAQGLKVVASLSPGHWLETKPELLQVDRTGKPYERPAIAASTPDLVPFFEKLGRSISRAYGQHPAFAATLINTEVRDASRPSFNAVDRANYRQFAQADIPAEVNLRSGVDWTKLKDFPANRVIPDDHPLLKYYRWFWTVGDGWNGLHSALNKGIKSSVHRDHWTFFDPAVRQPSISGAGGTVDVLSHWTYTYPDPQRIGLCTDQLLAMSEASGRRQRVMKMTQLIWYRSQTAPIKMGQPRESVAWEDHDPEAAYITIAPMHLKEAFWTMISRPVEGIMYHGWQSLVQTDSPGGYRYTNPNTVHVLKELIHDIIRPLGPTLMSLPDERAEVAFFESFTAQMFARRGGYGSNNGWSADVWMALQHAHVRTDVLFEETLLKNGLSGRKILVMPECDVLTESAVKRIQEWQKKGGKIIGDEFLCPALKADFVLPSYKREKNAAGDKAKLLSLAATLGPQVTALGLQPKVTADSPEIILRTRRFGEALYLFAINDRREAGTYVGQHGLVLENGLPTQATITLHQDSASIYDLTRGSLIIPQRDSTGKLHWKVDLGPCAGHLYMILPKPLLKLQADLPVSAKRGHRAELHVTLTTTQESPLKAVVPLQIEVRDANGKPAEGSGFYAAENGLVTLPLDIASNEDPGTWEIRVVELASKMEITRWMMITP
- a CDS encoding RNA polymerase sigma factor → MEKTEATTFQTTRWSMVRRAGDEEDPQASESLAQLCQLYWRPLFVYCYGTGRNRADAEDLTQGYFTQLLARDSLRLADPMRGKFRTFLLTSFKNYLTDVHRQGQAAKRGRGATHVPFELDLSEGYLIEHATEAEPELAYDRQWARDLVQRATARLREEYTASGKGEWFENVAGEKAGACGYLELAARFGSTEDAVKSFALRVRKRFRMLLEREIADTVASPDEVQSEMAYLAELLRG